Proteins encoded in a region of the Magallana gigas chromosome 8, xbMagGiga1.1, whole genome shotgun sequence genome:
- the LOC136270726 gene encoding uncharacterized protein: MSHYVNIIEALFICFTNIAILQVWIYFLVSIFIIFAVRIICFVAKKKTKMDDRIQIIKHRRSSKLSRCREPFQQMSEDLYVAMCSMIGNPTVVKIRREIKDIQEKINKPAANIHGNTGVESGSYREGFRFKSSDIDNMVWPCKVQVISEVRQFDLLDDATLDTLLMEYSDTPPGFVRLKVMVSTNYEFMPSSVMTHLNGIYLSSEKFQIFFLTKMRMSNSLNSDQQLRLHGPCANFFFHDLENDLAVCFACRFWPRTAISWFSRCQRNGWPDQKVLNEIRSNGCHVMPIGSAANSCDNKLEWRLSFSRAEQELIYAMNHTQLMCYGILKIFLKEVLCSRNQESLICSYFLKTILFWEIQNNADIFFWCPSNLVSCFWVCFKHLCKCVFNSYCPNFFVPENNMFHCKIVGASREALLAKLCEYYEMKEIDCLLKSPSISSTLSNIEFFLVSKRFSDGHTLSLEDEDKIIRDEFSKISFRTQKTLFPECSATLTAIYVLKQIKLSQLQQLTLQYAECSIFQNMAFLLSNSSRINISGNKCWYKVDKTIINMQTYSSKIGHVSDLLYLAVYFYKTGRYLKALHIAQICHYRFSQPIIMFEDYVDREEYTECVSAHSLGTRMKKA, from the exons ATGAGTCACTACGTTAACATCATTGAAGCTCTCTTTATCTGTTTCACCAACATAGCCATTTTACAGGTCTGGATCTATTTTCTTGTTtctattttcatcatttttgctGTCAGAATTATCTGCTTCGTTGCAAAAAAGAAGACTAAAATGGACGACCGTATACAGATTATAAAACATCGAAGGAGTTCCAAACTCA GTAGATGCAGGGAACCATTTCAGCAAATGTCAGAAGACCTGTACGTGGCTATGTGCAGTATGATAGGAAATCCGACAGTAGTAAAAATTAGACGAGAGATCAAAGATATACAGGAAAAGATAAACAAACCTGCAGCTAATATTCACGGAAATACAGGGGTGGAAAGTGGTAGCTATAGAGAAGGCTTCAGGTTCAAATCATCGGACATTGATAACATGGTTTGGCCATGTAAAGTTCAAGTGATTTCTGAAGTGCGTCAGTTTGATCTGCTTGATGATGCCACATTAGATACACTTCTCATGGAATACTCTGATACTCCTCCTGGTTTTGTTAGATTAAAGGTTATGGTTTCCACAAACTATGAATTTATGCCATCATCTGTAATGACACATTTAAATGGTATTTATTTATCAAgtgaaaaatttcaaatcttTTTCCTAACTAAAATGAGGATGTCAAATTCTCTGAATTCAGATCAACAACTTCGACTGCATGGTCCATGTGCTAACTTTTTTTTCCATGACCTTGAGAATGACCTTGCTGTATGTTTTGCCTGTCGATTTTGGCCCCGAACAGCCATTTCCTGGTTTTCTAGATGCCAAAGGAATGGATGGCCAGACCAGAaagtattaaatgaaataagatCGAATGGATGTCATGTTATGCCAATAGGAAGTGCTGCAAATTCATGCGATAACAAGTTGGAATGGAGACTTTCTTTTTCAAGAGCAGAACAAGAACTAATTTATGCAATGAATCATACGCAATTGATGTGttatggaattttaaaaatatttttaaaagaggtGCTGTGTTCACGGAACCAAGAATCATTAATATGTTCCTATTTTCTGAAGACCATTTTGTTTTGGGAGATTCAGAACAATGCGGATATCTTTTTCTGGTGTCCATCAAATTTAGTTTCTTGCTTTTGggtttgttttaaacatttatgtaagTGTGTTTTTAATTCTTATTGTCCAAATTTTTTTGTTCCAGAAAATAATATGTTTCATTGCAAAATAGTGGGTGCTTCACGTGAAGCATTGCTAGCCAAACTGTGTGAATATTATGAAATGAAAGAAATAGATTGTCTGTTAAAAAGTCCCTCTATCTCCTCAACCTTATCaaacattgaatttttcttGGTTTCGAAAAGATTTTCAGATGGACACACTTTATCATTAGAAGATGAAGACAAAATTATCAGAGATGAATTCTCTAAAATAAGCTTCCGGACACAGAAAACACTGTTTCCGGAATGTTCTGCAACATTGACAGcgatttatgttttaaaacagattAAACTGTCACAGTTACAACAATTAACACTACAGTATGCTGAATGTTCCATATTTCAAAACATGGCCTTTCTTCTGTCAAATTCAAGCAGAATCAACATCAGCGGTAACAAATGTTGGTACAAAGTAGacaaaacaattataaacatGCAGACATACTCATCAAAAATAGGTCACGTATCGGATTTACTTTATTTGGctgtttatttctataaaacaGGTCGATACCTGAAAGCATTACACATTGCTCAGATTTGCCACTATAGATTTTCACAACCGATCATCATGTTTGAAGATTACGTAGATAGGGAAGAATACACTGAATGCGTCAGTGCACATTCTTTGGGAACACGGATGAAAAAAGCTTGa